Within Massilia endophytica, the genomic segment AGGCGCCACGGGCCGGAGGCGTTTCCGCGGGCTGGGCCTGCTGCGCCGACACGCCAGCGCCTGCCAAGGCGGCAAACGCCACCGGCAACAGCTTGCGGAGGAGGGCAGAGGTCATGGCACAGCGGGGGAAATGGATGAGCTAGCAATGTAGCACGGCTGAGCCCGTTTCGCGAGGGAAATCTCTGTTGCAAGCCCCGTGGCATGCGCTTTTCGCGACGTTTTTCCTGTCTCATTTTTCATCGCCGGGCCCTGTTTTGTCTCAAAATGTAATGCTCTTCAGTAAAAGCTCCACACTGGACGGAAAACATTGTCGAAACCTTAAACGGCATGGTAGCCTTGGCCGTTCACTCAGTGTTGAAGGAGCTTGGTTTCGGATGGTGGCAGCACAGAAAATGCGCAAGCGGGCCGGTTTTACCCTGCTCGAACTCCTGGTGGTGATCGTCATCATCGGGCTCCTGGCCGCCTATGTCGGTCCGAAGTATTTCTCGCAGCTGGGCAAGTCGGAGGTCACCGTGGCCAAGGCCCAGATCGAGGCCTTCGAAAAATCCCTCGACACCTTCCGGCTCGACGTGGGCCGCTACCCCACCACCGAGGAGGGCCTGGCCGCGCTGCAGACCGCCCCCGCGACGGCCGGCGCCAAATGGAACGGTCCCTACCTGAAGAAGGGCATTCCACCCGATCCCTGGGGCAATCCCTACCAGTACAAGGCGCCCGGTTCGCGCGGCGAGTACGAGATCACTTCCCTGGGCAAGGATGGCCAGCCCGGCGGCGCGGCGGAAAACGCCGACATCACTTCGCAATAAGACGCCCGCGTCCCTCCCGCCATGCAGTTCGACGTTCGCACCCTGTCGCCGGAAATGGTGATCGGCCACCTGGTGGTCGATGGCCGCGACGAGGCCGACGCGCGGCGCCAGGTGGAGGCGCGGGGCCTGTTCGTGAGCGCCATCCACCCGGTGCGCGGCGCCTTGCGCGCGGGCCGGGGCAAGGCCTTGTCGCTCGTCCTCTTCAGCCAGGAGCTGCTGGCGCTGCTGAACGCGGGCCTCGGCATCGTCGAAGCGCTGGAGGCCTTGCTTGAAAAGGAGGCGGCGCCCGCCACGCGCAGCGTGCTGGAACGGCTGCTGGCTGGCCTGCGCGAAGGCCAGCGCTTCTCGGCCGTGCTGGCCGAGCAGCCGCAGCTCTTTCCGCCCCTCTATGTCGGCATCGTGAAGGCGGCCGAAGGCACCAGCGACCTGCCGCGCTCCCTGGCCCGCTATATCGATTACCAGCAGCGCGTGGACCTGGTGCGCGGCAAGATCGTCAGCGCCGCCATCTATCCCTGCATCCTGCTGCTGGTGGGCGGCGGCGTGAGCATGTTCCTGATCGGCTATGTGGTGCCGCGCTTTGCGGAGGTCTATCAGGGCGCGGGCCGCAACCTGCCCTGGATGTCGCAAGTGATGCTGAGCTGGGGCCAGTTCGCGGGCGCCCATACCGGCGCGCTGCTCGCGGCCCTGGCACTGCTGCTGGGCGGCGCGGTGCTGGGCATCCGGCGCCTCATGGCGAGCGGCGGGCTGGTACGCCTGCTTGGCCGCCTGCCGGGCATCGGCGAGCGGGTGCGCATCTACGAGCTGTCCCGCCTTTACCTCACGCTGGGCATGCTGACCGAAGGCGGCATCACCATCGTGCAGGCCATCGACACCGTGCAGGGCATGGTGTCGGCCAATGTGAAGAGCGGCCTGCAGTCGGCGCGCCTGGCGGTGGAGGCGGGCCTGCCCCTCTCGACCGCGTTCGAGGCCAATGGGCTGACCACGCCGATCTCCCTGCGCATGCTGCGCGTGGGCGAACGCACCGGCGACATGGGCCCCATGCTCACCCAGTCCGCCGCCTTCTACGACGGCGAGATCGCCCGCTGGATCGACCGTTTCACGCGCACCTTCGAGCCCTTGCTCATGGCCGGCATCGGCCTGATCGTGGGCGCCATCGTGGTGCTGCTGTATATGCCTATTTTTGACCTGGCCGGAGAAATGTCATGAGCAACCCGGCATTCAATACCGCCGCTGCGCTGCCCGTTCTGGATGCGGGCCTGCTGGCCAAGGCGCGCAGCGCGCGCGCCCTGTCCAAGCGCACCCTGGTGGAAGAACTCGAAGCGCTCACCGGCAGCGAACCGCGCCTGCTGGTGCGCGCCCTGGCCCGGCCTTTCGGCCTGGAGGTGCTGGAAACGGAGGAGATGCTGGCCTTCACGCCCGCTTTCGACCTGCTCCCGTTGTCGCAGGCCATGGCCCGCCATGCCGTGCTGCTGCGCATGCAGGACGGCTCCGTCATCGGCGTGGTCGCCGATCCCTTCGATCTCGACCAGCAGACCTGGCTGGGAACGCAGGCGCGCGCCACGCCTTCCGCGCCGCTGCGCATCCGCCTGGCGCTGCAGTCGGACATCCAGGCTTACCTGTCCAAGCAGGAGGAATCCGCGCGCGCCGTCGATACCCTGCTGCCGGGCGCCGACAATTCCCGCCGCGATGGCAAGACGGCCGCCGTGCTCTCCTTCGCCACCGTGTCGGAAGGGGCCAGCCCCGCCGTCCGGCTGGTGAACTCCACCCTGTACGACGCACTCAAGGCGGGCGCCTCGGACATCCACCTCGAAAGCACGGCTGGCGGCCTCGCGGTGAAATACCGCGTGGACGGCGTGCTCGATCACGCCACCGCCGTCAATGGCGTGGAAGTGGCGGAGCAGATCATCTCGCGCCTGAAGGTGCTGGCCGAACTGGACATCGCCGAGCGCCGCGTGCCGCAGGACGGCAGCTTCCGCGTCGAATCGGGCGGACGCGAGATCGACCTGCGAGTTTCCATCATGCCCAGCATCCACGGCGAGGACGCCGTTATCCGTATCCTCGACAAGCGCGCCATGATCGAGTCCTACGGCTCGCTCACCCTGGAAGCGCTGGGTTTCGACGCGCCCTCGCTGGCCACCCTGCGCACGCTGGCGCAGGAAGCCTATGGCATGCTGCTGGTCACGGGCCCCACCGGCTCGGGCAAGACCACGACCTTGTACGCAGCCCTGACCGAGATCCACAACGGCCGCGAGAAGATCATCACCATCGAGGACCCGGTCGAGTACCAGCTGCCCGGTATCCTGCAGATTCCCGTGAACGAGAAGAAGGGACTGACCTTCGCCAAGGGCCTGCGCTCCATCCTGCGCCATGATCCGGACAAGATCATGGTCGGCGAGATCCGCGACCGCGAAACGGCGGAAATCGCCGTGCAGTCCGCGCTCACAGGCCACCTCGTGCTGACCACCGTGCACGCGAACAATGTGTTCGACGTCTTCGGCCGTTTCACGCACATGGGCATCGATCCCTACGCCTTCGTGTCGGCCCTGAACGGCATCTGGGCGCAGCGCCTGGTGCGCATCAACTGCCCGCACTGCGCGCGCGAGTACACGCCCAGCGACGAGGAGCTGGCCAGCGTGAACCTCACGCGCGCGGACGTGCACGATTACACTTTCAAGGAAGGGAAGGGCTGCGGCGACTGCCGCGGCACCGGCTTCAAGGGCCGCCGCTCCATCGCGGAGATCCTCACCTTGAACGATGAGATCCGCGAACTGATCGTGGAGAAGCGGCCGATCCGGCAGATCAAGCAGGCCGCCTATGCCAATGGCACGCGCAGCCTGCGCCAGGCCGCGCTGGAAGTGGTCAAGCGCGGCGGCACCACTCTCGCGGAGATCAAGCGGGTGACCTTGCATGCTTAAGTTTCCGGGACAATCCCTGCGCATCGGCATTGCGCCGAATGCGGTATCCCTGCTGCGCGTGAACCGCTGGCGCGCGCCGAAGCTGGAGGTGCTGGCCGAACGCGCCTATGTGGCGCCGGCCGACGGCCCGGGCCAGGCGGAAGCGCTGGCCCATGCGCTGCGCGCCCTGCTCGAAGGCCAGCCCACCCAGGGCTGGCCGGTCGCCTTCGTGCTGTCCGACGAACTGGTTCGCATCTGGCAGGTGACGCCTCCGCCCCAGGCCGCGCGCCTGGCGGACATAGAGGCGGCGGCCACGCTCCGCTTCCACGCCCTGTATGGCGAACCGCCTTCCGCATGGCAGGTGAGCGCGGACTGGCGCGCCAACGGACCGTTCTTCGCCGCCGCCGTGCCGCGCACGCTGCAGGCCGCGCTGGAACACACCGCCCAGGACTACGGCATGGCGCTCGTGGAGTGCGTGCCCATGTTCGTTACGGCCTGGAACCGCTGGCGCCGCGCCGTGCGTGCCGACGCATGGTTCGCCCACGCACATGGAGAGCTGCTGACGCTTGCCGTCATCGAGGCGGGCGAACTGCGCGCGCTGCGCAGCCTGCCCCTGCCCCATGGCGCCGATCACGGATGGCTGACGCAGACGGTGAACCGCGAAGCGCTGCTGCTGGGCACTGGCGTGCCGCCGCTGGTGCAGATCGCGGGCCAGCTGCCGCCAGCGCTCGCCAAGCCCGCTGCGGCGGGCCAGGTGCCGCTAGCCCTGCTGGGAAGCGGAGTTGCTGAAAGTCTTTCCCCGGCCAGCATGCTGGCCGCTTCCGGGAGCCCTGCATGAGGCGCATGCATATCGATTTTGCGCCCGCGGGCTGGCGCCGGACCCTGTACCGCCTGCACCCGGCTGCCGCGCTGGCCGGCGCCGCAGGAATCCTGCTGTGCGCGGGCGCCGCGTGGCTGGCGCTGCACCTGGCGGACCAGCGCGAGGAGAGGACGCAGCAGCTGCGGCGCGTGCAGCAGCGCGCCGCCGTGCTGGCGCAGCAGCCGGCCGCCCTGCCGCAGACTGCCATTCCGGCGGCGCAGGCCAGCGCCGTCAACGCGGCCGTGCTGCAGCTCAATCTCCCATGGCGCGACCTGCAGGATGGCGTGGCCGCTGCCACGCCCGCCAATATCGCCCTGCTGGCGCTGGAGCCCGATGCGCGCAAGCAGGTCCTCAAGATCACGGCCGAGGCAAAGAGCAGCGACGAGATGGTGGGTTACATAGAATTGCTCAAGCAGCAGGAAGTGTTTGTCACGGCGGTGCTGGCGCGCCATGAGATCGGCGACCAGGATCCGAACCGGCCTATCCGCTTCCAGGTTGAAGCGCAGTGGAGAGCGCGATGAAGGACGTGCGCTTCGCGAGCCTGCTGCTCTCCCTGCGTATCTCTGTGATGCGCGCCGGTCCCGCCGTGTGCGCGGCCCTGGCGCTGCTGGCCCTCGGCCTGGCCCTGTGGGCCTGGCTGCTGCCGCAGCGCGCGGCGCAGCAGGCAGTTCTGGCGCAGCCCCTGCCGACGCCCGCTTCCCTGGTGCGTCCGCCTCCGCCGCCTACCGCCAACGAGAACCTGGCGGCGTTCTATCAGGCATTGGGCGAGCGCCGCTACGCCGAGCAGCAGGTCAAGACCCTGTTCGACCTGGCTGCGAAGACGGGCCTGAACCTGCGCCAGGGCGAATACAAGTCCGGCTACGACAAGGCCAGCGCCGTGTCCACCTACCAGATCACGCTGCCGGTGCACGGCCCCTACCAGAACATCTGGCAGTTCGCCCTGCAGGCGCTGGCCGCCATGCCCTTTGCGGCGCTGGACGAGATC encodes:
- the gspG gene encoding type II secretion system major pseudopilin GspG → MVAAQKMRKRAGFTLLELLVVIVIIGLLAAYVGPKYFSQLGKSEVTVAKAQIEAFEKSLDTFRLDVGRYPTTEEGLAALQTAPATAGAKWNGPYLKKGIPPDPWGNPYQYKAPGSRGEYEITSLGKDGQPGGAAENADITSQ
- a CDS encoding type II secretion system F family protein yields the protein MQFDVRTLSPEMVIGHLVVDGRDEADARRQVEARGLFVSAIHPVRGALRAGRGKALSLVLFSQELLALLNAGLGIVEALEALLEKEAAPATRSVLERLLAGLREGQRFSAVLAEQPQLFPPLYVGIVKAAEGTSDLPRSLARYIDYQQRVDLVRGKIVSAAIYPCILLLVGGGVSMFLIGYVVPRFAEVYQGAGRNLPWMSQVMLSWGQFAGAHTGALLAALALLLGGAVLGIRRLMASGGLVRLLGRLPGIGERVRIYELSRLYLTLGMLTEGGITIVQAIDTVQGMVSANVKSGLQSARLAVEAGLPLSTAFEANGLTTPISLRMLRVGERTGDMGPMLTQSAAFYDGEIARWIDRFTRTFEPLLMAGIGLIVGAIVVLLYMPIFDLAGEMS
- a CDS encoding GspE/PulE family protein, whose amino-acid sequence is MSNPAFNTAAALPVLDAGLLAKARSARALSKRTLVEELEALTGSEPRLLVRALARPFGLEVLETEEMLAFTPAFDLLPLSQAMARHAVLLRMQDGSVIGVVADPFDLDQQTWLGTQARATPSAPLRIRLALQSDIQAYLSKQEESARAVDTLLPGADNSRRDGKTAAVLSFATVSEGASPAVRLVNSTLYDALKAGASDIHLESTAGGLAVKYRVDGVLDHATAVNGVEVAEQIISRLKVLAELDIAERRVPQDGSFRVESGGREIDLRVSIMPSIHGEDAVIRILDKRAMIESYGSLTLEALGFDAPSLATLRTLAQEAYGMLLVTGPTGSGKTTTLYAALTEIHNGREKIITIEDPVEYQLPGILQIPVNEKKGLTFAKGLRSILRHDPDKIMVGEIRDRETAEIAVQSALTGHLVLTTVHANNVFDVFGRFTHMGIDPYAFVSALNGIWAQRLVRINCPHCAREYTPSDEELASVNLTRADVHDYTFKEGKGCGDCRGTGFKGRRSIAEILTLNDEIRELIVEKRPIRQIKQAAYANGTRSLRQAALEVVKRGGTTLAEIKRVTLHA
- a CDS encoding PilN domain-containing protein, coding for MRRMHIDFAPAGWRRTLYRLHPAAALAGAAGILLCAGAAWLALHLADQREERTQQLRRVQQRAAVLAQQPAALPQTAIPAAQASAVNAAVLQLNLPWRDLQDGVAAATPANIALLALEPDARKQVLKITAEAKSSDEMVGYIELLKQQEVFVTAVLARHEIGDQDPNRPIRFQVEAQWRAR